The following nucleotide sequence is from Flavobacterium sp. N1736.
CACCTTCATTTTCTACCACAAAATAAACAGATTGTGATTTATTGTATTCTTCAAACATTAAATCTAAATATGGATCTGCATACGCTGTTCCTACTTTTGGAATTTCCATTTCGTCAAAAACAGATCTTATTAGTTGCGCAACTGCCTGATTGTCTTCCTTTTTAATCCTTCTGATAACCCAATTTTCCATATTTCAAATTAGTATGATATATTACAAAAGTAGAAATACTTTTCCGATAGTTTTATAACAAATCAGAATGTTTCACAACTATCCTTTCGCTATCGGCAATAAACCCAAAAATAACTACTTTTGTAATGTGAATATACAGGAGAAATACATAAAGCGCTGCATTGAATTGGCCCGAAATGGTTTTGGAACAACATATCCAAATCCGATGGTAGGAAGCGTTATTGTTTACGAAAATCAAATTATTGGCGAAGGATGGCATAAAAAAGCGGGAGAACCTCACGCTGAAGTAAATGCAATTCGATCTGTAAAAGATAAATCGCTATTAAAAAAAGCTACTATTTATGTGAGTTTGGAACCTTGCAGCCATTTTGGAAAAACGCCTCCTTGTTGTGATTTAATTATTGCAAATGAGATTCCAAATGTTGTTGTTGGAACTGTTGATCCAAACGAAAAAGTGGCTGGAAACGGTATCAAGAAACTCATTGCAGCCGGAATAAATGTCACTGTTGGCGTTTTAGAAAATGAATGTCATGAACTCAATAAACGTTTTTTTACTTTTCATCAGAAAAAAAGACCTTATATACTATTAAAATGGGCCGAAAGTCAGGATGGTTTTTTAGCACCTGAAAAAGAAATTAATAAGGAACGAAAACCGGTTTGGATTACAAATCAATATTCAAGACAATTGGTTCATAAATGGCGAAGCGAAGAACAAGCTATTTTGGTAGGAACCCACACTGTTATTGACGATAATCCGAAATTAAACACACGAGATTGGGCGGGAAGTAATCCGGTGAGAGTTGTTTTGGATCAAAATAACCGTATTTCTAAAGACAGCTTTATTTTTGATGACAGTGTAAAAACAATTGTATTTACAAAATCTGAAATTAGCTTTTCGGCAGAAAACACTACCTTTGAAGTAATTGATTTTAACCAAAATATTATTCCGCAAATTCTAACTGTTTTACATCAAAACCAAATACAGTCTATTATTATTGAAGGTGGTTTACAAACTTTACAATCTTTTATAGATCAAAATATTTGGGACGAAGCACGCGTCTTTATCGGGAAAACTTCTTTTGAAAAAGGAATAAAAGCTCCAGTTATTTCTAAGAAAAATGCATCAAAAACCTACATCAAAAACGACGAATTAATATATTTTAGCAATCATGATTGATACTATAATTTTTGACTTTGGAGATATTTTTATCAATTTAGATAAACAAGCCACTATTTCGGGATTGCAGCAATTAGGCTTAACGGAGTGGAATTCTGAATTGGATCGTTTGAATATTTTGTTTGAAACGGGTGATATTTCGCATGATGATTTTTTGGCAGGTTTTCAAAAACAATTACCAAATGCTTCTATCGAAGAAATCCTGAAAGCATGGAATGCTGTTTTGGCTGATTTCCCTTTATATCGATTGGAGTTTCTGCAAATGCTTTCAAAAAAATACCGTTTATTTTTATTAAGCAATACTGATTCTATTCATATCGAAACTTTCGAAAATAAAAGCGGAATTTCTTTTTACAGCGATTTCTACCAATGTTTTGAAAAAGTTTATTTTTCTTTTGAAATTGGAAAACGCAAACCAAATCCTGAAGCTTATCAATACATTATTAACAAACATGAATTATCGCCAAAACGTACTTTGTTTGTAGATGATAAAAAAGAAAACACAGATGCCGCCGCTGCTTTAGGGCTTCACGTTTGGAATTTGCAAGTGGGTCAGGAAGATGTCGTTGATTTATTTGATAAAAAAATACTTTAGGTCTTTTGCCACAGATTAAAAGATTAAGATGATTTTTTTTACGCAGATTCTGCAGATTTGAGCAGATTTAATTTTAATTATAATCTGCGTAAATCAGCTTGAATCTTTTTAACTCATACAGATTGGTGACCCGAGCGATAGCGAACAGGCGAAGCAAATTCGTCGCTAAAAACTATTAACATTTAGAAATTTACTTTTGGAATATAACGATACGTATCAAACTATTGCTTTTGAATCTGAGGAAGTGCTTTTTAAGGAAAAAGGCAGTAAATTCTTTGGATATGCTTTTCCTATAGAAAATGAGGACGCGGTAAAACCTATTATCGAGAACTTAAAAAAACAGCATCCTCACGCAGTACACTATTGTTATGCGTATCAAATTGGTACGGCTCCAAAAATTTCTTACCGCGCCAATGACGATGGTGAACCGAGTAATACGGCAGGCGCGCCAATTTACGGACAAATACAATCTTTTGGTCTAACCAATGTTCTTGTTGTGGTTGTTCGGATTTTTGGCGGTATTAAATTAGGTGTTGGAGGATTAATTACTGCTTACAAAACAACGGCACAAATGACACTTGAAGTTTGTGAAATTGTCAAAAAAACGATCGATGTTCATTTTTTAATCTCTTTTGATTACAAAAATATGAATAAAGTAATGCGTGTGATTAAAGAAAAAAAACTGGAAATTGTATCTCAGGAAATGGAAATTGATGAAGAAACAGGATTGCCTATTGGCAAAATAATTACAA
It contains:
- the ribD gene encoding bifunctional diaminohydroxyphosphoribosylaminopyrimidine deaminase/5-amino-6-(5-phosphoribosylamino)uracil reductase RibD, giving the protein MNIQEKYIKRCIELARNGFGTTYPNPMVGSVIVYENQIIGEGWHKKAGEPHAEVNAIRSVKDKSLLKKATIYVSLEPCSHFGKTPPCCDLIIANEIPNVVVGTVDPNEKVAGNGIKKLIAAGINVTVGVLENECHELNKRFFTFHQKKRPYILLKWAESQDGFLAPEKEINKERKPVWITNQYSRQLVHKWRSEEQAILVGTHTVIDDNPKLNTRDWAGSNPVRVVLDQNNRISKDSFIFDDSVKTIVFTKSEISFSAENTTFEVIDFNQNIIPQILTVLHQNQIQSIIIEGGLQTLQSFIDQNIWDEARVFIGKTSFEKGIKAPVISKKNASKTYIKNDELIYFSNHD
- a CDS encoding HAD family hydrolase; translated protein: MIDTIIFDFGDIFINLDKQATISGLQQLGLTEWNSELDRLNILFETGDISHDDFLAGFQKQLPNASIEEILKAWNAVLADFPLYRLEFLQMLSKKYRLFLLSNTDSIHIETFENKSGISFYSDFYQCFEKVYFSFEIGKRKPNPEAYQYIINKHELSPKRTLFVDDKKENTDAAAALGLHVWNLQVGQEDVVDLFDKKIL
- a CDS encoding IMPACT family protein produces the protein MEYNDTYQTIAFESEEVLFKEKGSKFFGYAFPIENEDAVKPIIENLKKQHPHAVHYCYAYQIGTAPKISYRANDDGEPSNTAGAPIYGQIQSFGLTNVLVVVVRIFGGIKLGVGGLITAYKTTAQMTLEVCEIVKKTIDVHFLISFDYKNMNKVMRVIKEKKLEIVSQEMEIDEETGLPIGKIITKTRKKNAEMIFDIFDLMFEIDIKTI